The genomic interval GGGCGACGGTCGTGGCGAGAGGCCCGAGGGCGGCGGCGAGTCGAGCGCGCGTCATGCCTCATCCTTCCTACGGGACGGCGTTTCGGTCAAACTCCCGGAGAGTGCGGGCCTCTCGACTTATCGAAGCGCTTATCGTCGTCGTGGGTGTCGCTACGGTGGCGCACGCCCATACGCTGGGGATCTCGTCGGGCGAATACAGGGCGTCGGGCTCGCGGCTGGTGGTGCACCTCGCCTTTGCGGCCTCCGACGCCGCGCTGCTCGTGCCGGCGCTCGACGGTGACGGGGACGGTCGTGTCGCGGCGGCCGAGGTCGTGCGGGCGCGTCCGGCCATCGAGGGCGCGATGCGGTCCTTCGTCGTCGTCTCGGGGGACGGCGGCCTCTGCGACGGGCACGTGACCGATGCGGCGCTCACGGAGGGCGACGGCGTGATCGTGGACGCGACGTTCACCTGTGCTCACGAGCCCGCAGGGTTCGACCTGGCGTTCCCGGGCCTCTCGGCGCTCGGCCCCTCGCACCGTCACGTCGCGCGCACCATCGGGACGAGCACGGCAGACGCCCTCCTCACGACGGACACGCCGCACGTCGCCTTCGTGACGAGGACAGGGGCGCCACGTACGCCCGAGCCCGCGTCGTCGTCACGCCGCTGGCTGGTCGTCGTGGGGCTCGTCGTGGCCTTCGTCGGCGCGGCCCTCGTTCGGCGCGCGCGTCGGAGATCCCACGGTCAAGGGTGATGGATCCAAGTTTTCGAAATCGCTTTGGTTTTCGGATGCCTTGGTCGGCGAGGCGGTTGCCTGGACGGTGACGGCGACGACGATGAGCGCGCCGCCGAGCAACGCGAATCCCGAGGGCCTCTCTCCCACCATGAGGAACACCCAGAGCGGGCTGACGATCGGCTCGATCGCGGCGATGAGCGAGCTCTCGAGCGCCGGGAGATCCCGTACGGCGCTCGCGTAGAAGAGGTACGGCACGGCGATCTGGAACGTACCGAGCAGGCCGATGGTCACCCAGGCTCCCGTGGAAGCGGGCATGGCGGCGAGCGCCTTCGGCAGACAGACGAGCGCCGCGACCACGTTCCCGAGCGTCATGGCGACGAGGGGAGTGAGCGGCTCTTCGGGGAGCGCGCCTCTCCGCCGGGCGAGGTCGTCCATGCGCAGCAAGATGGGCAGCCCCGCGAAGCCGAAGCTCGAGACGACGGCCACGACGTTGCCGAGCCGCCCTTCCGAGCTGAGATCGCCCATGAAGAAGAGCACCATGCCCACCATCGTCGCGAGGACGGCGAGCGCCTCGCGGCGGCCGACGCGCTCGCCGAGGAGGAACGGCGAGAGGATCGCGACGTACACCGGCGCGGTGTATTGGATGAGGATGGCGTTGGCGCCCGTGGTGAGCTTGGCGGCGGCCACGAAGCACACGACCATCACGGCATAGCTCACCGCGGCGAGGCCGACGCGGGGGCGCCTCGCGGTCGCGACGATGCGCGCGAGGGGAGCTCGTGAGCCCAGCGCGACGCCCATGACCACGGTCGCGAAGACGGCGCGCAGGCAGGCGATCGTCGGAGCTGCGGTGGTGGAGAGCGTCTTGATGCCGAGGGCTCCGGTGCTCCAGAGCAGCGCCGCGACGACGACGAAGAGGCGGGCGCGAGGCCTTCTCTCGTGCCCTGTCACGCGCGAGCCTCGGTGAGCTTCTCCCGCGCCGCTTCGATCGCCGCGCGAGCCTCGGTGCGTGCGGCCCGGAGCGCCTCGAGCCTCCCTCTCCCGCGCCCGAGCACGAGGCCGAACGTGTCGGCGAGCCGCGGGAGGTGGTCGACCCACACGATCGCCGCGAACGGGCTCGCGAGGACGAGCGCGACCGAAGCTGCCGCGGCTCCCATCCCGAGCGAACGTGTGGCCACGAAGGCCGAAATCGCGGCGCCCAGGGCCCACAGCGGGAAGACGAGGAGCCCGACGCCGAGCTTCGTGGTCGAGGTCATGTCCGACGCCTCCTCTTTGGTCGCGCGGGCGACGAGTCGGGGGACCTGGTACGGCACGAAGTAGAGCGCCGCGCCGAAGAGCGCGACCGGGAGCACCGCGAGGAATGCGGCGAGCGCGGCGGGAGAGCGCTCGGCGACGATCGCGTCGGGCCTTCGCACGGTGGCGTCGGACACGCGGGCTTCGGCGAGCTTTCGGTAGTACGCGGACACCTTCACCCGCACGTCCTTCACGGCGGGGTGAGCGTCGCCGAGGAGGCGATGCGCCGCTTGAACCTCTTTGCCGATCGTGCTCGAGGTGTGGAGGCTCTCGGCGTCGCTCTCGCCCTCGTGGGCGAGCAGCTCGGCCACCTGACCGATGAGGACGCGGTCCTCCCACGTCCGTCCCTCGACGACGAGGTCGGCGAGACCTTGGCGGAGGACCTCGGTGATGCGGTTCGCGAGGGTGCCGTCGTCCGGCGAGTCTGCCGCGACATCGTCGATCGAGACGACATTTCCGTACACGACCAGAGCGCGCGAGCGGAAGATCTCGCGTTCGTCGAACGTGAGCCCCACGGGCTGCACGGTCAGCCGAGCCGCCGGGTCGATGCTCCTGGCGCGCGCGAGCATCCGCCCCGCGCCCGAGCGGAGCGGCACGAGGGACGGCTCGTTGTGGCTCGTCCCCTCAGGAAAAATGAGGATGTTGCCGCCCGTCGCGAGGTGCGCGCCGACGCGTTCGAACACGGCGTCGTTGTCGCCCTGGGCCTTCGTCGGATCGTCGCGTCGCCTCACCACGGGGACGGCGTCGGCGAGGTCGAGGAGAGGTCGGAGAAACGGGATCTGCCAGAGCGCGTGTTTCGCGACGGGGGAGATCGGGGGCTTCGCCGAGGTGACGACGAGGATCGGATCGACCAGCGCGT from Myxococcales bacterium carries:
- a CDS encoding 1-acyl-sn-glycerol-3-phosphate acyltransferase is translated as MASPENPLRKAVTRFFGLVLRTYFRNVEVVGDVPDEQVRGRLFGANHVNALVDPILVVTSAKPPISPVAKHALWQIPFLRPLLDLADAVPVVRRRDDPTKAQGDNDAVFERVGAHLATGGNILIFPEGTSHNEPSLVPLRSGAGRMLARARSIDPAARLTVQPVGLTFDEREIFRSRALVVYGNVVSIDDVAADSPDDGTLANRITEVLRQGLADLVVEGRTWEDRVLIGQVAELLAHEGESDAESLHTSSTIGKEVQAAHRLLGDAHPAVKDVRVKVSAYYRKLAEARVSDATVRRPDAIVAERSPAALAAFLAVLPVALFGAALYFVPYQVPRLVARATKEEASDMTSTTKLGVGLLVFPLWALGAAISAFVATRSLGMGAAAASVALVLASPFAAIVWVDHLPRLADTFGLVLGRGRGRLEALRAARTEARAAIEAAREKLTEARA
- a CDS encoding DMT family transporter; the encoded protein is MTGHERRPRARLFVVVAALLWSTGALGIKTLSTTAAPTIACLRAVFATVVMGVALGSRAPLARIVATARRPRVGLAAVSYAVMVVCFVAAAKLTTGANAILIQYTAPVYVAILSPFLLGERVGRREALAVLATMVGMVLFFMGDLSSEGRLGNVVAVVSSFGFAGLPILLRMDDLARRRGALPEEPLTPLVAMTLGNVVAALVCLPKALAAMPASTGAWVTIGLLGTFQIAVPYLFYASAVRDLPALESSLIAAIEPIVSPLWVFLMVGERPSGFALLGGALIVVAVTVQATASPTKASENQSDFENLDPSPLTVGSPTRAPNEGRADEGHDEPHDDQPAA